The sequence below is a genomic window from Brachyhypopomus gauderio isolate BG-103 chromosome 5, BGAUD_0.2, whole genome shotgun sequence.
CCCTCAACTGCGCATCGAATTCAGCCCAGTCGGCGGACCCGTCGAACTGGGGCAGAGTCAGTGGCGAGTTTAGTGCAATCCGGTCCGGGTTCCACGTGGTGTCGCGGCGTTCAGGCAAAGGCGGACCCGTGAGCCGGCCGGTTTCGGGTCTGCCGTTCATCGCCGCCTCCTGCGCCGTTGCCGGCCGGGCGTCTCCGACCCGCGCGATGCTGCGCGGTTCATCCCGACGATCAGTTAACCGCAGGCCGTCTTCCCACCACTCTGGTTTCGCCGTGCTGTGACCGTCAGCGCGGTCCCGCAGCTCCTGTCGCAGCGACTCTTCCTCACGTCGTAGCTGTCTGTCCACCTCGTCGATCTGGTCCATCAGTTCGTGCAGACCAACCCGAGgcccacttctgacaccaattGTCGCGTCCATGAAGAAAGGAGTCTGACGAGAGGAGCTCATTCTCAACCGCAAATGCTTTTTTTATTTACAATACGCCCTCAGTTCACCCTTCATCTGCTCATGCTGACAGCCACCTCACTCAGCCACATTCATATCACGGTGATGGTGTCAGTTTCTACCTATCAGACACTTCAGCACCCCCGAGCGTGTATCCTATGTCCCCATAACTTTCAAAACAGAATACATCAATTAACACATTAACAGAAATGTTAATAACTACTCCACACATTACCCAGCATCCTCTCTGATGAGGGCAGGGCCTGTCAGTCCGCATACATTGCACCGTCACAATATCAATGCATTTAGCTAGAAGTTCCAAATACTatgaactatggtaaaacaaataactagctagctaagttagcTAGCTACATGCCGAGTGCATTGCTAAGGAAGATTTGGGTTGAGTACTAGCAATAGcctacttagctagctagctaacaaacCATGTAGCCTATACAATGATAATGTcggacttattttaacataacacaaacacaaagcataACATAACACAAAGCAACGGTGTGCTGCAAGATATTGTTAGATTTCTCATTAAGATAAATGTCCAGTAGGCCTATGAGATTATCTTATCTCTACATGCTTCCTTAAATTGGATGGGGAAATTGTATGATACTGAGTATATCTCATGAAGCCTGAAGTAACCACAGCTTTTGCATAATGTATTGCAGTAAAAAGTAAGATATTTCATACAGCTGTATGATCATGGCAGCGTCTTAAGCATATTTAGTCTTTTATATACAGGCACATACATTTATGTGCCTTAAAAATGCTACTCACTTCAGTCCTCAGTCTAAGCAAACAAATAACTTTAAAGGTGTAATTAAGTGGTATATGAAGCAAATCCCTCTCTTGAGGAAAAATTACTGATAAGATAATCATAGCTAATGATGAGTCAATGGCCTGTAATCTTCAGTTCATTAAATTGAAATACTTCTATGATGGCATTTTATATAATTCTGCCAGCCCTGCCACATAGAGCCTGAAACATGACCATatctattttttaaaataatgagTAAAATACAGCTTTTCAGTTTTCTGACATTTAATCATCAAACAGTTGTGCATTTATATTATAAGGTCAGTACACTTTCAAGATAAGAAGACAAAAGTAGTCACAaaatagtgacaaaataatgtaTTACAATTTCAAAGGGTCATGTGAATATGAGTAAGACATGTATAAGGAGGTTGTTTCCAACTTTAGTGCACACTATGCTTTAAGCCAAAGACTTACAGAATAACAGAATAAGAACTAAAAAGAAATATAAAATGTGATTTGCTTTAATTATCCTAATCATAAAATACCAACAATTAAAAAAGAAGTACACTTTGCATAATTGAAATTTATGTTATAGAAAAAAGTAGTTATAATTAATGAAGACAAATTAATCTATAACTGAAACAATTCCATAtaattaaaacataaaaaaaatattgaggtcaaaaataatagaaaacaaaacatcaaaTATAATGAATATAGATTACTACAAAATTAtgataaaatacaataaaatcaCACTGCATTCACACCAAAGCATTAAAAGCAGTTTGATGTCATGAGAAAACATTAGAAAATAATATTATTTACAGTGCATAGTCTTGAGCTGCCCATGTCATTTTCTAGTAAATAACCACTGGAAAATAAAGGCTGCTACCACCTGAACCAGTATACACAATGAAcattgtgaacctattgtttttccTCAATAATCAACACAGCTCTCACATTCACTTTCACTCCTATCTCAGCTATCACTCTCTCAACATGCTGCTTATCTCAGTTAGAAATTgggtattttactgtaattcaGGAGATTTTCAAGATATAATGTTTTGTGCATTCACTGAAATTACTATTAAAATTTTAGGTAATTACAGATTTATTCTTAGAATTCATTGTCACAATTcagtaaatgtaatttaatacTTCAGTGTATGCTACTTAATTACTTATCCTTCCATAATCTGCTATGGCTTATTTTATTGCTTTGAAATGTTGCATAAATATCTTAAGAATCTTTATTAGTCTATTTGTGTTATTTATATATTCATGTGAATAGCACACATGAAAAAGAACAAAAGACTGACACTAAAGATTTTGGAAAAAAATGTTTACATGAGGGAGAGATGATTTCAATATGTATAGTGACTACATAAATGACTTATTTTTCATGAAAACGCTAATAAAGACTAataaaaatttattaaatgttcctgGGAAAATGTGGTGGGACATGATTACATCTATACAAATGTCTACACATAAGCTGATGTTGGTAAAGAATCCTTACAAATATAGTAAAGACAAAACAAATAATTTATACATTTACATAGCCAAAACTAGGCATATTTTGTTAATTCATGAAGCTAAATATGAATGCTATTATGAATCGTAGTGGAAAATGGGTTTTAAGGCACAGAGCCAGCACAAGGCATACTTGAATTACATGCCCGCTATGGGCTCCCACACCACAAGGGGGCCCCGAAGAGCACCAAGATTTCATGATGAGCCTATGAATTATGTAAGAATTTGGTGCTGAGATGGTGGTATGGGAAGACCCAAATGACATTCTGCTTAGGGCACTATAAAGGCTTGGGCTGGCCCTGTTGAGGCACCATGATCAATTTGACAAGACAATCAATGTCATTTGAAAGCATTTTTATATGCCATTTTAATCCAGTGTTTCTGAGACAGTGTTAGACTGTGAGTATTGTTCcagtgtgtacatttagtttGTTCCAGTTTATCAAATCCAGTGTTTTCATTAAGGTCCTGTGGCTTTGTTTTGAGATGATATGAGAAAATGGCTTCAGTGGCTTAGaccaataatgataataatgaaATGATTATTTCCAGATGTCTGAAGTGAGAAGGTCTGTGGGAAGAAATGTATTAAGCTGACAGAGTAACACAGATAATAAAGGATGCTTCCATCCAAACAGAAACATTTGCAGGACATTTGTATGTCCTGTGTGTACTCAGTGAGCACTGGAGAGTAGAGGGAACTGCAGAGTAAAAACCATGACCATAACAAACTGTTTGTGAGCAATGGGTGTCACATTCCATTCCAGTACAGGTTCTCCAAAGCAACAAGCACGTCAATATCTTCCTGGGAACGAATTCATACAAACTAGCACTCAGCCTAGGTAAATCAGATTTATACCTCCAACTGAAATGAGTTTCAAAAACTTGTTACAAACAAGTGTCCAGTAAAACACCCATCCATAATTTTTCTAGACAGTATGAAACAATATTTGTGAATAACGATAAAGATGGACATGAactgatatacacacacacacatacaaagctgtttgtgtatgtatatgtgtgtttgacaGGTAGTCATAGGGCACATAATCTTGCCATGAAGCTGGATATTTCTTGTAGTCTAAAAGACAAGTTTGTCTTGACACTACAATTTCCATTACTTTGCTCACAAAACATGTCTTTAACAGGGCTTCATGGATGATTCACATTGTCAATTTTAGACTCACAAATGCAAGTGATGCTAAAAAGGAATGGCTATTAAAATTGTATATAGTGTTCAAATGGTGTTTAGGAGATTAAGACACTCGGCATTTGGTAACTCGGAGTGTCTTCCTCAGATGCATCTGCTTTGAATGATGATATAGTAATCAGAGAACTGTGCAGTGTCCTGCATATCCTGTTCACCAGAGTCAAAGCAGCCCATCTCACCCTGCAAAAGGGCAGCAACATGTCAGCAACATGTTTCATTTAAATGCAACAAGTGACAGAACAGTCGATGTTAGAAATTACAGCTTACTAAGAGTGACACCCGGAAATGGTAGGCAACGCCTTCAAATGATGCCACTGGAACTGACCACAAGTGACTTGTCCCCTGCAAAGAAAAACATTGAACACAAAAGCATTTTAATAAGAACTCCCTTGTAGATTCTTGACCTAATACACAGCTCAGGCAAGTCAGTGTACCTTTGTGGCGGTGTTCTTGGCCTCAGACAGTTCGGACTCTGCATGGTTTGGACATAAGCGCCCTGTAGTCATATTACACTGCCGCACCCACATGACTTCAGAAGATCTTAAAGAATACAGTTATCCAATGAGAAGACAGTGGTAAATTGGAAACAGTACTTTGACACATTAGAGTGACATTCACACTTACCTCATGTATATAGTGATGTGGGATTTGGATGAATTTGTATTTTCATGCAGAAATATTGTGTAGCTATGGACAGAGTGTGCAGAAAAGAGTCCAAGGATATTTAAATATCATAGCGCTCAAATTCACAAGATAAGAAATGAAAACaagatatatattataaataacaaaataaacaataaataggTACTAATTTGCAAAGTAGAGTATACAATTAAAAATCCCtgtccctgtttctctctctcttacacacacacacagatacatacctGCATCTATCTGTTGTGGCGCATTTCAACGTCTTCAACTCCTGATTCGTCTCAAGAATGTAAAGTTCCATCAGAGATGGCCGAAATTGTCCACCTGAATGGGGAAGAGCAGCTTGAGATCACCTGAATCATCAAAAAGAGATTTCGTAGAATGCACTTAGGTAGAGTGCACAAATCACATTATTGTGGCTTGGGTGtatatgtgcacatgtgtgcatgtgcctaACCGTAAACCAAAGGGTGTACCCTCTGTGTGTATGTTGCGTTGGCGGCGGGTCAGTGGCTGCTGGCCCTCAGACAGGCGGTTGTTCGGGTCTCCGTCTGGGGGCTGGGGGTGTTTTTTGGCCTTGTTGAGGAATAGAGTGGCTGAGGCATCACTCAGACGGTTCCTGCTCCTGCTGTCCTTATCCAGGGGCCGAGACTTTGCCTTCTTATTTACACTGGCCAGGGTGGGTGTAGGACTACTGGAgaccactgagagagagagagagagagagagagagagagagagagagagagagagagagagagagagagagagagagaatggagatCAAGTATTTAATCATGTGTATTGATGATCAATTAAGTTATCTGCCTTTAAAACCTTTAAAAACAAgaggtttttatgtgtgtgagcTAAGTATATAGGCGATATGTAGTGACAGAACACCACACAAGCAGCTCAGTGTAAGTAAGAGAACAATCCAGGCAATAGGCATGCTgaatacaacaccacacactcaccaacaaCAGTGCTGTGCTGCAGACTGTGTGTCAATATccctcattcattcattccacCATAGGGGGAAATTATAGGCTAGATGCCAAGTTTGTATATACAGAAGGTTATTTGGAATGCACAGTCAACAGAATGAAGTCACtctggggttttttgtttgtttgtttgtttgttttctgttttagaaAGTGGGATGTCCCTGCAGTACCTGATGGGGATTGGTTGGTACCAGACAAAAGGACAGTAGCTGATTGGTTGGTCCTGGCAGTTGTCGGAGGGCAGCAAGCTGGATGAACAGGCATAGTTGGAGAGGTGGAACTTGTGTCTATAAAAGAATAAGTCCTTTTGTCAAAAACAGTTTTTCAAACCCAGGACATTTTACGTTGCATGTACCTCCACAGCATGTGATTATGTGATCACATATTGTTATCGTCTGATATTTAGGCAcctgaggagagggtggagatagATTCTTTAGGAGATGAATAATCAGTCTTACGAGACGAGTCAAGAGAAGATCGTGACCTGAAAGAGTAGAATACAGGTCACTGATACATATATAGTATGTCACTGATATACACAGTACAACACAGGTCACtgatactgtatatactgtataacacAGGTCACTGATATATAACACAGATCAATGATATATACAGCATAACACAGGTCacagaaatatatatacatCATAACACGTCAATGATATATAACACAGGTCACTGATATATACAGTATAACAGGACATTTATTTTTGTTCTCCACCATCTTCACTCATTCAATAGATGTGTGTGGAATCCTCTGATAAATCATTTGGAAGGTTCAAGTCCCAGAGTACACACAGAGTTCACCGAGTAAAGGGAAAGGCAAGAGAACAGGAAGGACAGTCAGAGGGCATACCATGGACAGATGGACGGACAGAAAGTGACAGTGGCAGTAAGGAAGGGCATCCGGGAGATGAAGAGAACACAGGACGACACAGAGCTACAAACAAATGAACCAGAAAGAGTGAAAGAATGAGGGGGGACAGAAAAACGACCTAAGAGATCGATTCATTCATGAAAGACACAAAGAACTCCAACAATACATATGGTTTGGGAGAAAATGTAAAGTATCTGTAAATTGAGAAAAATATGACCATTATCGTTGATACTCAATTCTGAATCCAAGATTCAAGTCAAGGCAGATGGCATGAAAAAAAATTCACTATTGATAATCAGTCATTACAAATAATGCATTGTTATATGATACCATAAAACACTTTGTATGATACCATATAACCAGTATGCCATTGCATACCGATTTAATGTAAAGGAAAAGTTCTCTGTACCTTGGGTGTCAGGTTATACTGTAACTGTTTTGAAACTACTGTAAACAACTGAGTGCACTAAACTGGTTCACTTTAGGCAGGTTTCAGTAATGCAGATATTGCTGTCAGTTACAGGAGAAACAAACCTGAAGAAATAATTCTACAGCTTGTGATCTACTTTTACAGGATTTACTGATCAATGCATGCTGAGGTCGATCAAGTCTGCCATGACTGGGGCCAAGATCCAGGGGACCAGAAACCAAACCTCAACCTCTGGACCAAGGCTATGTTTACGACTATGAGATTATTATTTTGACAGATACATACCCATCAACCTCAGCTATGTTTCCATGCAGATGCATGTTCAGAACATACAGTACAGACATCGAGATGACACTAGAGAATTAGAAAGAGGTAATTAGGGCAGAAATGTTCACTGTTGCTATCATCAGGCATCATTGAGGTTATTCCCCTCTCTTACCTGAAGGCCATGATGATGACCAGGGCAAGGATGGTGCCCTGCAGGAACTTACGACTCAAGCAGCTCTGTTCTGGACTCGCACTCTGTTAACACAGAACACAGGCCAAGCAGCGTTCAACTCCTCTGCCATTTCATTCCTTTTGTCTTTACTGACAGGGTTTCTCTCAGCTGTGGTCTTGCCATTTCTGAACACTACATTATTGTTAGAACCTCACCAAATCAGGATGTTACGTAGCAGAAACATGCCAAAGGGGAtgaggtggtggatgtggtggtgatgatggtggtggtcgTGTTGGGGATCACAAAATGGCACATGGTTGCCAGCTTTGACTTCCTGAACCAAATACAGCTACATGTGTCTGATTAATCTGACTGGCTGAGAGACCAAGTTTGCCACATTAACCACGTCCTCTTAAATTCAATTAAGAGACGGAAACAAGCAGAAGGATTCAGTGATACAGAAAGTCCAGCACATAATTAGacattattataatattataattagGTTTTGAACATGACTTTTCTTTACAAGAAAAATACAAACTGCCTTTAACTTGCTTTAGTGGTTCATGCTGAAGTTTGAAGAGATTGTTCATCTACAGTTGAGAAGCACCTAAACCTGGCTAAGAAAACTTGCCTCTTCACCAATGCTGTGTCAGATCAATGTTAAGATTATGTTTAAACATTCCATTTGAGTCCTTTCCATCCCATCCAGTGATATATGCATGTTAGTTCTCTGGGCTGTGATACCTCTTGCATCACAGTTGCAGTACAGTTTGGTACATACCTTGCTTCCTGACTTGACCACTTTCTTCTTATGTGGACCACTTCCTGTTCTGCTGAACTGACTTCCTGATTGGCTAGAATTACAAAAGAGCACTTTATGTTAACATTTTTTTAGTAGCGGCATCCAAGGCTTGTTTGTAAGAACTCAAACTCATTATGCTCAACGTTATTTTCCACATGCatcgcgcgcgcacacacacacacacacacacacacacacacacacacacacacacacacacacacacacacatacacacacacacacacacacacactcacctgactGTGCCCCCACTGACAGTACTTTTCATGCTGTCAAGGCGGCGTAGTTTAGCAAGTTTGCGACTCCAGCGTTCAAGCTCATCAATTCGAGTCTCCAAATTATCAGTTAATTTACACAACTCTTTCACTGCCCCCACATTCTCCATGAAGATACGCTCCtatggtaaacacacacagatacacacaggtCACACAGACCTTTCTGTGTGAAAATTAGTAATATCTGTATGTTTAGCATAAATATTACTGTAATATAATATCTGGGTGTTATATTATGAAGGTGTAtatagtgtatgtgtatgagtgagtgtgtacctTGTTGACTACCAGTAAATTAGGGATGGTCTCTCCATTAGCACACACTACATCTCCACCTTCCTTCACAGCTTCAGGAAGAATCTGCTGAACTTCCTGGGCTATCACTCCTGATGGAGACATAGAaaaaacattaacacacacacacacacacacacacacacacacaccaagcaaAAACAACCATCTTTTCCTCAGCTGCACAGAATTCTAGATGTTTATGTAATGATTTTAAAACAGGTTAAACACAGATTAAAGCACTTGATTTTGTTGTATAAAAATAATACACTCATACACttgattttaaacttttttttatattttatgttgCCGGCTGGGTATTTTGAGGTGGTACATCCCTctaaaccagggatgtcaaagtcaaatgcaccgagggccaaaaaaccaaatttgctacaagccaagggccggactggttcaatgtttattaaaacatattgaaatgattgcacatagcctattgaaccaagacctaacacagtgtttattatttaatgcttaaatgaataaagcaatattttctaatggatctgtcagtaatttcaagtgaaaacatttttcaacaagcaaacagataaaaacaaacttccttcaaagaaaacatgttctgtaaggtacattaaatgaataaagtaataaaggtttgaaaagtgctggaatttaggctaaagtacttgaaaatgcttgaaattgtaattactttgtttcacaacaaatatctattccaggacgaaattccatggacgaaacatgagagaacgtgaagacattaagattgggcgttttgaaaataaacaaccattaaataatgtgaataaaaagcgaattatttcgaataatttcgaatagatgtataaatatttaacttaattaagtttaacgtgctggtgcgcgcaaagttacaaaattcgagaggtgcacaacctcgcaaatcgacagcacgcgacgccctcgcccacgggcggagccactgcgattacgtcattttcgcagagcggaccctcgccgcttgtgtgcactgcagtgacttcgcgggctaccgttgcattgtggggaatgtagtgtttgtgcgtgcaaaacaccagcgggcggctgtggtcTGCGGGccagttctaatagtaattaaatatcatccagggggccatagataatcaattcgagGGCCGggtctggcccgcgggccttgactttgacatatgtgctctaaACCAACCACATGGACACATGTAAACACTGATGCAGAACATGCATTCATACTACAACAAGTAATGGATTGCAACAGATGGCCTACATTCTaattgtacaaatattatacacATATAAAATGAACCTAGATATATCTattaaagtggccagtgagtagATACAGGTAGGTGTTTCTAGAGAAGTGGATAAGTAAGTGAACAAAGACTTGAATGCACtacgcatgcaaacacacagagagtgaggaagGTTACCTGTCTCTGCAGTGGTATCAATGCCCACAGTGGCAGCAAACTCAGGTTTGTACTGGTAATGCACCAGCCGCATCTGAGAGATCCGCTTCAGGTTATCTGTAGTGTTCACCTACAGGAAGACACTTTGAATGACTTGGGGCTCGGTAGCGAAgtcaaatattttatattgcaATGCTCCaagagtccccccccccccccacacacacaggcacacatgtatacaaacacatacacacacacacacacatacctctttTACATTCTCTTTGGCACGGATATCTGAGGGGTGTACAAGGGAGCCCATGACCTTGAGGTTGCCGTGAACTACCAGAGCTTCATCAGGTCGGTCAGTGTTGATGCCCACTCGGCCATGGTGGTAGACTGAGTCTGGCACCTGACCCCTCTGCCACAACACCTCACTATCACTCTCAAACTGACCTGGGTTAGACGCCTAGAAGAGACAGACATGGACAGAGCAGATAAAATACTGCACTGTAATTATTTATGGACTTAGCATGTTGCACGAGATATAAAACAGTGTATTTTCAGGCATTGATTTGAGGAGGTTGCTCAGACAGTCACTGACGGAGGTTACCCTGACGATGATCCTCTCAGACACCTGTGCTGCGAGCGTGAAGCTCTGACTGTGGGACTGTGCTTGGAGTGCCACCACCAGCATAAagtacctgcacacacacacacacacacacacacacacacacacacacacacacacacacacacacacacacacacacacacagtctaacaTTTCTTCCAGCTCTGGGTGCCTTTCATCTGTGTTCATGAGGAACGCTGCTGGCTTTGCTCAAATCCAAATTTGGTTCATATATTGCACATTTTGGGGTTCCACAGTACACAATGCTTAAACTTGATAACTTACTGATGAGTTGAAGCAGGTGTGGTAGCGCAAGAAGCCAGTGAACTGTGCTCTGTGAGTGGGTGCTGTGAATGTTTATATTTGTTATGTCCAAAAAATGTGTGAAGGTGGAGGGTAAGGGGTTTTTAAACAGTCAATACCAAGCCTTTCATGAGTTGGATCATGCATAATCAATCATTATCAAAGCCTTTTGTGAGTTGAATCAGGTATGATCCACGTATGACACTGTGCTTAATCATGGAAATCAATACAGGTTTGTAATTGTACACTGTTGTattatgtgtatgtgcgtggtTCATACCTCTGGTCAGTGTTTGCGTTTCTGTAttaggtgtctgtgtgtggttcaTACCTCTGGTCAGGGTTTGCGTTTCTGTAttaggtgtctgtgtgtggttcaTACCTCTGGTCAGGGTTTGGCTTGCCCTTCTTCCTCATATTATTGGCTGTGGTTTCACTGAAGTGCA
It includes:
- the myrf gene encoding myelin regulatory factor isoform X1, producing MDETVVDETEALRRFFEGHDINSSLEPANIDTSILEEYISKEDDSTDICFSEVHSAPGPNYSSPQPSSSSSGGVVCGVSPPIPHRQGAAQSLPPPCQNPYPPPPPLILLRHNHPCLGQQQNQGPQHHQQLIQPLIKPEQCAHYAPGTLPESPPDSSSEPYSPQQVNDSHMLRTMTPENMCHMSSPPPLPPHGHYTSMHRDMYLKPEPMISQYPVGPASSGGGDMLHQLLQHPQGQDGIPVHQAKKRKHSDSPNSTLNAQILSGIIKQEPGLMQDAESSYLDPNYQCIKWQPHQQNKWTPLYDVNGKEIPMPTYRVDADKGFNFSLADDAFVCQKKNHFQVTVYIGMLGDPKYVKTSDGLQPIECFYLKLNGVKLEAMNQTINVEQSQSDRSKRPFKPVLVTLPPEQVTKVTVGRLHFSETTANNMRKKGKPNPDQRYFMLVVALQAQSHSQSFTLAAQVSERIIVRVTSASNPGQFESDSEVLWQRGQVPDSVYHHGRVGINTDRPDEALVVHGNLKVMGSLVHPSDIRAKENVKEVNTTDNLKRISQMRLVHYQYKPEFAATVGIDTTAETGVIAQEVQQILPEAVKEGGDVVCANGETIPNLLVVNKERIFMENVGAVKELCKLTDNLETRIDELERWSRKLAKLRRLDSMKSTVSGGTVSQSGSQFSRTGSGPHKKKVVKSGSKSASPEQSCLSRKFLQGTILALVIIMAFSVISMSVLYVLNMHLHGNIAEVDGSVSSCVLFISRMPFLTATVTFCPSICPWSRSSLDSSRKTDYSSPKESISTLSSDTSSTSPTMPVHPACCPPTTARTNQSATVLLSGTNQSPSVVSSSPTPTLASVNKKAKSRPLDKDSRSRNRLSDASATLFLNKAKKHPQPPDGDPNNRLSEGQQPLTRRQRNIHTEGGQFRPSLMELYILETNQELKTLKCATTDRCSYTIFLHENTNSSKSHITIYMRSSEVMWVRQCNMTTGRLCPNHAESELSEAKNTATKGTSHLWSVPVASFEGVAYHFRVSLLGEMGCFDSGEQDMQDTAQFSDYYIIIQSRCI
- the myrf gene encoding myelin regulatory factor isoform X3, whose protein sequence is MDETVVDETEALRRFFEGHDINSSLEPANIDTSILEEYISKEDDSTDICFSEVHSAPGPNYSSPQPSSSSSGGVVCGVSPPIPHRQGAAQSLPPPCQNPYPPPPPLILLRHNHPCLGQQQNQGPQHHQQLIQPLIKPEQCAHYAPGTLPESPPDSSSEPYSPQQVNDSHMLRTMTPENMCHMSSPPPLPPHGHYTSMHRDMYLKPEPMISQYPVGPASSGGGDMLHQLLQHPQGQDGIPVHQAKKRKHSDSPNSTLNAQILSGIIKQEPGLMQDAESSYLDPNYQCIKWQPHQQNKWTPLYDVNGKEIPMPTYRVDADKGFNFSLADDAFVCQKKNHFQVTVYIGMLGDPKYVKTSDGLQPIECFYLKLNGVKLEAMNQTINVEQSQSDRSKRPFKPVLVTLPPEQVTKVTVGRLHFSETTANNMRKKGKPNPDQRYFMLVVALQAQSHSQSFTLAAQVSERIIVRVTSASNPGQFESDSEVLWQRGQVPDSVYHHGRVGINTDRPDEALVVHGNLKVMGSLVHPSDIRAKENVKEVNTTDNLKRISQMRLVHYQYKPEFAATVGIDTTAETGVIAQEVQQILPEAVKEGGDVVCANGETIPNLLVVNKERIFMENVGAVKELCKLTDNLETRIDELERWSRKLAKLRRLDSMKSTVSGGTVSQSGSQFSRTGSGPHKKKVVKSGSKSASPEQSCLSRKFLQGTILALVIIMAFSVISMSVLYVLNMHLHGNIAEVDGSRSSLDSSRKTDYSSPKESISTLSSDTSSTSPTMPVHPACCPPTTARTNQSATVLLSGTNQSPSVVSSSPTPTLASVNKKAKSRPLDKDSRSRNRLSDASATLFLNKAKKHPQPPDGDPNNRLSEGQQPLTRRQRNIHTEGGQFRPSLMELYILETNQELKTLKCATTDRCSYTIFLHENTNSSKSHITIYMRSSEVMWVRQCNMTTGRLCPNHAESELSEAKNTATKGTSHLWSVPVASFEGVAYHFRVSLLGEMGCFDSGEQDMQDTAQFSDYYIIIQSRCI
- the myrf gene encoding myelin regulatory factor isoform X2, with product MDETVVDETEALRRFFEGHDINSSLEPANIDTSILEEYISKEDDSTDICFSEVHSAPGPNYSSPQPSSSSSGGVVCGVSPPIPHRQGAAQSLPPPCQNPYPPPPPLILLRHNHPCLGQQQNQGPQHHQQLIQPLIKPEQCAHYAPGTLPESPPDSSSEPYSPQQVNDSHMLRTMTPENMCHMSSPPPLPPHGHYTSMHRDMYLKPEPMISQYPVGPASSGGGDMLHQLLQHPQGQDGIPVHQAKKRKHSDSPNSTLNAQILSGIIKQEPGLMQDAESSYLDPNYQCIKWQPHQQNKWTPLYDVNGKEIPMPTYRVDADKGFNFSLADDAFVCQKKNHFQVTVYIGMLGDPKYVKTSDGLQPIECFYLKLNGVKLEAMNQTINVEQSQSDRSKRPFKPVLVTLPPEQVTKVTVGRLHFSETTANNMRKKGKPNPDQRYFMLVVALQAQSHSQSFTLAAQVSERIIVRASNPGQFESDSEVLWQRGQVPDSVYHHGRVGINTDRPDEALVVHGNLKVMGSLVHPSDIRAKENVKEVNTTDNLKRISQMRLVHYQYKPEFAATVGIDTTAETGVIAQEVQQILPEAVKEGGDVVCANGETIPNLLVVNKERIFMENVGAVKELCKLTDNLETRIDELERWSRKLAKLRRLDSMKSTVSGGTVSQSGSQFSRTGSGPHKKKVVKSGSKSASPEQSCLSRKFLQGTILALVIIMAFSVISMSVLYVLNMHLHGNIAEVDGSVSSCVLFISRMPFLTATVTFCPSICPWSRSSLDSSRKTDYSSPKESISTLSSDTSSTSPTMPVHPACCPPTTARTNQSATVLLSGTNQSPSVVSSSPTPTLASVNKKAKSRPLDKDSRSRNRLSDASATLFLNKAKKHPQPPDGDPNNRLSEGQQPLTRRQRNIHTEGGQFRPSLMELYILETNQELKTLKCATTDRCSYTIFLHENTNSSKSHITIYMRSSEVMWVRQCNMTTGRLCPNHAESELSEAKNTATKGTSHLWSVPVASFEGVAYHFRVSLLGEMGCFDSGEQDMQDTAQFSDYYIIIQSRCI